One Sporomusaceae bacterium ACPt DNA window includes the following coding sequences:
- the ligD_2 gene encoding Multifunctional non-homologous end joining protein LigD, whose product MPSNSKMKSTIDVAGRKLKIGNLDKIFYPATGFTKGQMLDYYIRIAPVLLPHLANRPLTMKRYPNGVDGKFFYQKDCPAHRPDWIKTIPVWSGSNSRNINFCNAADLPTLVWAANLAALELHTSLSLAPAVTKPTLLVFDLDPGAPATIVDCAEVGLWLKDYFDRHKIRSFPKTSGSKGLQVYVPLNTPASYDLTKNFARALAIRLQEKHPDRVVANMKKALRAGKVFIDWSQNDEHKTTVCVYSLRAKDHPTVSTPVTWEEVAAVLKQNKPDSLTFEANQVLDRAAKLGDLFAPVLTLKQKLPALS is encoded by the coding sequence GTGCCCAGTAATAGCAAAATGAAATCAACAATTGACGTTGCCGGGCGCAAACTAAAAATCGGCAACCTTGACAAAATATTTTATCCCGCTACCGGTTTTACCAAAGGCCAAATGCTCGATTACTATATCCGAATCGCGCCTGTCCTCCTTCCTCATCTTGCCAACCGCCCACTCACTATGAAACGTTATCCCAATGGCGTTGACGGCAAATTTTTTTATCAAAAGGACTGCCCGGCTCACCGGCCTGACTGGATTAAAACCATCCCGGTATGGAGCGGCAGTAATAGCCGCAATATAAATTTCTGCAATGCCGCTGACCTGCCGACACTGGTATGGGCGGCAAACCTGGCGGCGCTTGAACTCCACACCTCTCTGTCGCTGGCGCCGGCTGTCACCAAGCCAACGCTCTTGGTATTCGACCTTGACCCCGGAGCACCGGCTACTATCGTAGACTGCGCCGAGGTCGGACTATGGCTGAAAGATTATTTTGACCGGCATAAAATTAGAAGTTTCCCAAAAACATCAGGCTCTAAGGGCTTGCAGGTCTACGTCCCGCTTAATACGCCTGCAAGTTACGATCTTACCAAGAATTTTGCCAGAGCGTTAGCTATCCGCCTGCAGGAAAAACACCCTGACCGGGTAGTAGCCAACATGAAAAAAGCCCTTCGCGCCGGCAAGGTGTTTATTGACTGGAGCCAGAACGATGAGCACAAAACTACCGTCTGTGTCTACTCCCTTCGCGCCAAAGATCATCCGACAGTTTCCACGCCGGTAACCTGGGAAGAAGTTGCCGCCGTACTAAAACAAAATAAACCCGATTCGCTGACATTTGAAGCCAATCAGGTATTAGACCGCGCCGCCAAGTTGGGAGATTTATTTGCTCCGGTTTTAACACTTAAACAAAAACTTCCAGCCTTATCTTAA
- the ku gene encoding Non-homologous end joining protein Ku, with amino-acid sequence MPRPMWSGSISFGLVNIPVKLYNAVKKKTIHFNQLRKSDGCRIRLKKVCSADGAEVPAESIVKGYEVSPDQYVVVTSEELEAIQPKNARTISIEDFVKLEQIDPLYYDSCYYLTPDKGAGKAYSLLLAAMQKTGKVAIARIVMRNKEYLTAIRPTGNVLALSTMHFADEVVAAEQLEDLPSDVPEPDKKELAMAEQLIESLSTEFEPGKYHDQYYQEMLEMIEKKAEGQTIVRQPEAKDDGKIIDLMAALEASISAIKTKNSGKGEKSAKTEKSTAAGRRKKASAQ; translated from the coding sequence ATGCCCCGTCCGATGTGGAGCGGATCAATCAGCTTCGGCCTTGTCAACATTCCTGTCAAACTATATAATGCTGTAAAGAAAAAAACCATTCATTTCAACCAGTTGCGGAAATCTGACGGCTGTCGCATCCGCCTGAAGAAAGTCTGCTCAGCAGACGGTGCCGAGGTGCCAGCCGAAAGTATTGTCAAAGGCTACGAAGTTTCTCCTGACCAGTATGTAGTAGTCACCAGTGAAGAACTTGAGGCCATTCAGCCGAAAAACGCCCGCACCATTTCCATAGAAGACTTTGTTAAACTTGAACAGATTGATCCGTTGTACTATGACAGCTGTTATTACCTTACTCCCGACAAAGGAGCAGGCAAAGCCTACTCACTCTTGCTTGCCGCCATGCAAAAAACCGGCAAAGTGGCCATCGCCCGCATCGTTATGCGCAATAAAGAATACCTGACCGCTATCCGGCCGACGGGAAATGTCCTGGCATTATCCACCATGCATTTTGCCGACGAAGTAGTTGCTGCGGAACAACTGGAGGACCTGCCCTCAGATGTTCCCGAACCGGACAAAAAAGAACTGGCAATGGCCGAACAACTTATTGAGTCACTATCTACCGAGTTTGAACCTGGCAAATATCATGACCAGTATTATCAAGAGATGCTGGAAATGATTGAAAAGAAAGCCGAAGGACAGACAATTGTCCGCCAGCCTGAAGCCAAGGACGACGGTAAAATCATTGACCTTATGGCTGCTCTTGAAGCCAGCATCTCGGCCATAAAAACCAAGAACAGCGGCAAAGGCGAAAAAAGTGCAAAAACCGAAAAATCAACTGCGGCAGGCAGGAGGAAAAAAGCCAGTGCCCAGTAA